From the Pseudomonas putida genome, one window contains:
- a CDS encoding D-serine ammonia-lyase yields MIHGKTLQAWQQSHPIIAELVALKETSWFNPAIAKASEALSDVGLTAEDVQAASQRLQRFAPYLATVFPETAATGGVIESHIAPLPQLRQQLIEEGSLQHVGSLWLKADSDLPISGSIKARGGIHEVLKHAEDLALAAGLITPSDDYALLASEQARAFFSQYKIAVGSTGNLGLSIGIMSAKLGFQVSVHMSSDARQWKKDKLRANGVTVVEHASDYSVAVEQGRQQAASDPSCYFVDDENSPQLFLGYAVAAERLARQFDQAGIKVDADHPLFVYLPCGVGGGPGGVAFGLKLVFGDAVHCVFAEPTHSPCMLLGVYTGLHDETSVQDFGIDNITAADGLAVGRPSGFVGKAMQRLIDGYYTVTDEELYRLMVIAFEQDKVKLEPSALAGVPGMVRVLQASDYLARLGYTLAQLQQATHLVWGTGGSMVPDDEFNTYLAKGRSLPAKA; encoded by the coding sequence ATGATTCACGGAAAAACCTTGCAAGCCTGGCAACAAAGCCACCCGATCATTGCCGAGCTGGTCGCCCTGAAGGAAACCAGCTGGTTCAACCCTGCTATTGCCAAGGCGTCAGAAGCGTTGAGCGACGTGGGCTTGACCGCTGAAGATGTACAGGCCGCGAGCCAGCGGCTGCAGCGGTTTGCGCCCTACCTCGCCACCGTGTTCCCCGAAACGGCCGCTACCGGCGGGGTTATCGAGTCGCACATCGCCCCACTGCCGCAGCTTCGCCAGCAACTGATCGAAGAAGGATCACTGCAGCATGTGGGTAGTCTGTGGCTGAAAGCCGACAGCGACCTGCCCATTTCAGGCTCCATCAAGGCCCGTGGCGGCATTCATGAGGTGCTCAAGCACGCTGAGGACCTGGCCTTGGCAGCCGGCCTGATCACGCCCTCCGATGACTATGCCCTCTTGGCCAGCGAGCAGGCGCGCGCGTTCTTCAGCCAGTACAAGATCGCCGTGGGTTCGACCGGTAACCTGGGCTTGTCGATCGGCATCATGAGCGCGAAGCTGGGCTTCCAGGTCAGCGTGCACATGTCATCCGACGCCCGGCAGTGGAAAAAGGACAAGCTGCGCGCCAACGGTGTAACGGTCGTTGAGCACGCCTCGGACTACAGCGTTGCCGTCGAGCAAGGCCGCCAACAGGCAGCGTCCGATCCCAGCTGCTATTTCGTTGACGACGAGAACTCCCCACAACTGTTTCTGGGTTATGCCGTCGCCGCCGAGCGCCTGGCTCGACAATTCGACCAGGCCGGCATCAAGGTGGACGCCGATCACCCGCTGTTCGTCTACCTGCCCTGCGGTGTTGGCGGCGGCCCTGGCGGCGTCGCCTTCGGCTTGAAGCTGGTATTCGGCGATGCCGTGCACTGCGTTTTCGCCGAGCCCACCCACTCGCCCTGCATGCTGCTGGGGGTGTACACCGGCCTGCACGATGAAACCAGCGTGCAAGACTTCGGCATCGACAACATCACCGCCGCCGACGGCCTGGCGGTCGGGCGACCGTCCGGGTTCGTCGGCAAAGCCATGCAGCGGCTGATCGATGGCTACTACACGGTGACCGACGAAGAACTGTACCGTCTGATGGTGATTGCCTTCGAACAGGACAAGGTCAAGCTGGAGCCCTCGGCGCTGGCCGGCGTACCCGGGATGGTCCGGGTGCTACAGGCGAGCGACTATCTGGCTCGCCTGGGCTACACCCTTGCCCAGCTGCAGCAGGCTACCCACCTGGTCTGGGGAACGGGTGGCAGCATGGTGCCGGACGATGAGTTCAACACCTACCTGGCGAAAGGACGTAGTCTTCCGGCTAAGGCTTAA
- a CDS encoding phosphotransferase family protein, producing the protein MHSTSSSRSASGRVSIPDALSCLGEYVRRQLGADDVSIMDCQRLSGGAIQENWLLSGTVRDGERQSSDCWVLRTDAASSVAVSMSRSQEFAVLSAVNAAGVKVPEPLWLCSDPAVIGRDFFIMRKLTGISSGHRLTTDPALEPQRDELCRALGENLARLHRIVPEHPGLAFLPPPTRDPVQASIEQYRGYLDELPEKHPVIEWGLRWCEVHKPAPLPVRLLHRDYRTGNYMVDNGRLSGVLDWEFAGWGDPREDIGWFTARCWRFARADREAGGVGPLSAFLEGYAAISGYRIGEQDLRFWQLMAHLRWAVVALQQVQRHLSGQQPSLELALTGYLLPELEHEILLLSGGHA; encoded by the coding sequence ATGCACAGCACGAGTTCCTCAAGATCCGCCTCCGGGCGGGTCAGCATCCCGGATGCCCTGTCTTGCCTTGGCGAGTACGTGCGGCGGCAACTAGGGGCAGACGATGTATCAATCATGGATTGTCAGCGCCTCTCTGGCGGTGCAATCCAGGAAAACTGGCTGTTGAGCGGCACGGTCCGCGACGGTGAGCGGCAATCCAGCGACTGCTGGGTCCTGCGCACTGACGCAGCGTCCTCCGTGGCGGTCAGCATGAGTCGAAGCCAGGAGTTCGCGGTCCTCTCAGCGGTGAATGCAGCGGGCGTCAAGGTGCCGGAGCCGCTCTGGCTTTGCAGCGATCCCGCGGTGATTGGCCGCGACTTTTTCATCATGCGCAAGCTAACGGGCATCTCGAGCGGACACCGCTTGACCACGGATCCGGCTCTGGAGCCCCAGCGCGATGAACTGTGCCGAGCGCTAGGAGAAAATCTCGCTCGACTTCATCGCATCGTGCCCGAGCATCCGGGCCTGGCGTTCTTGCCACCGCCCACGCGCGACCCGGTACAGGCGAGTATCGAGCAGTACCGAGGCTACCTGGACGAACTGCCTGAGAAGCACCCGGTGATCGAGTGGGGGCTGCGTTGGTGCGAAGTGCACAAGCCGGCTCCTTTGCCCGTACGGCTGTTGCACCGCGACTATCGGACCGGCAACTACATGGTCGATAACGGGCGCCTGAGCGGTGTCCTGGACTGGGAGTTCGCCGGTTGGGGTGACCCACGCGAAGACATTGGCTGGTTCACCGCGCGCTGTTGGCGCTTCGCCCGGGCTGACCGGGAAGCGGGAGGGGTGGGGCCGTTGAGTGCGTTCCTGGAGGGGTACGCCGCGATATCCGGGTACCGCATCGGCGAACAGGACCTGCGCTTTTGGCAATTGATGGCGCACTTGCGCTGGGCAGTGGTGGCACTGCAGCAAGTACAGCGGCATCTCAGCGGCCAGCAACCGTCCCTGGAGCTGGCCCTCACGGGGTATCTGCTGCCAGAGCTCGAACACGAAATCCTGTTGCTCAGCGGAGGACACGCATGA
- a CDS encoding LysR family transcriptional regulator has protein sequence MNWDDARVLLALGRELTLRRAARELRVDQATVGRRIAAMEADLGSTLFLRTPAGYQLTSVGEMAFEMAEKMELAALELARRTRGADNELAGDIRISTTDSLACDFVIPALKALHLEYPDIRVFLSSTSEVVNLSKRETDIAIRNQRPDNPDLILRKLADWPMGLFASSEYLQRHGVPEEGNGFKGHDLVMYEPYWRDRPSPTLVDEPIDQARVVVAVNSSMMVRRSLAEGLGIGEIPVVLGLRDGLQRVWPSRERSRPYEVWLITHKDLRHTARLRLVIRYLSECFTGSKVS, from the coding sequence ATGAACTGGGATGATGCACGGGTACTGCTCGCGTTGGGCCGCGAGCTGACATTGCGGCGGGCGGCTCGGGAGCTTCGTGTAGACCAGGCTACAGTGGGACGTCGCATTGCTGCTATGGAGGCGGACCTAGGATCGACCTTGTTCCTGCGCACTCCCGCCGGCTATCAATTAACCAGCGTTGGAGAGATGGCATTTGAAATGGCCGAGAAAATGGAGCTCGCGGCCTTGGAGCTGGCTCGACGCACACGTGGTGCGGACAATGAATTGGCTGGCGACATTCGGATATCGACAACCGACTCCTTAGCCTGTGACTTTGTGATACCAGCGTTGAAGGCGCTGCATCTTGAATATCCTGACATCAGGGTATTCCTCAGCAGCACCTCCGAAGTGGTCAATCTGTCAAAACGTGAAACGGACATTGCTATCAGGAATCAACGTCCGGACAATCCTGATCTGATTTTACGGAAGTTGGCAGACTGGCCAATGGGGCTCTTTGCGTCCTCTGAATACCTGCAACGTCATGGCGTACCAGAGGAGGGTAATGGATTTAAAGGGCATGATTTGGTCATGTACGAGCCATACTGGCGCGACCGGCCAAGCCCAACCTTAGTTGACGAACCTATAGATCAGGCCAGGGTGGTGGTAGCGGTGAACTCCAGCATGATGGTCCGGCGTTCGCTAGCTGAGGGTCTGGGGATCGGTGAGATACCGGTTGTACTGGGGCTACGTGACGGTCTTCAGAGGGTATGGCCCTCAAGGGAAAGAAGCAGGCCATATGAAGTCTGGCTGATCACGCATAAGGATCTACGTCATACAGCGCGCTTACGCCTTGTCATCAGGTACTTATCGGAGTGCTTCACCGGATCAAAGGTTAGCTAA
- a CDS encoding acyl-CoA dehydrogenase family protein, which translates to MNFALPDDLIALQARVRKFIANEIVPMESDPRQTPHGPSASLREALVAKARANGLLTPHASREMGGLGLTHVAKAVIFEEAAYSPLGPTAMNIHAPDEGNIHLLEAVATEAQKDRWLRPLVQGQIRSCFAMTEPAPGAGSDPSMLMTTAVRDGDDYLINGRKWLITGAEGASFAIIMARTEDGNATMFLTDTDQPGFILERMMDSLDTCFTGGHCVLRFENLRVPASHVLGEVGKGFRYAQVRLAPARLTHCMRWLGQARRAHEVACTYASQRESFGKRLGEHQGVGFMLADNEMDLLTTRLAIWHCAWILDQGERGNFESSMAKVISSEGIWRVIDRSVQILGGQGVTSEAIVDRIFRDARGFRIYDGPNEVHRMSLARKIVSRMEGGAL; encoded by the coding sequence ATGAACTTTGCACTCCCTGATGATTTGATCGCGCTGCAGGCGCGAGTCCGGAAATTCATTGCCAACGAGATCGTCCCAATGGAGAGCGATCCTCGCCAGACGCCTCACGGGCCTTCTGCCAGCCTGCGCGAGGCGCTCGTTGCGAAGGCGCGCGCGAATGGGCTGTTGACCCCTCATGCCTCCCGGGAAATGGGAGGGCTGGGCCTGACGCATGTAGCCAAAGCCGTCATCTTTGAAGAGGCGGCGTATTCGCCACTGGGGCCAACGGCGATGAACATCCATGCGCCGGACGAAGGCAACATCCACTTGCTGGAGGCCGTCGCTACCGAGGCGCAAAAGGACCGCTGGCTGCGTCCGCTCGTACAGGGGCAGATCCGCTCCTGTTTCGCGATGACCGAGCCTGCACCAGGGGCGGGTTCTGACCCTTCTATGCTGATGACCACCGCGGTACGTGATGGCGACGACTACCTCATCAACGGTCGCAAGTGGCTGATCACTGGCGCCGAAGGCGCGAGCTTCGCGATCATCATGGCGCGCACCGAAGACGGTAACGCGACCATGTTCCTGACCGATACCGACCAGCCCGGTTTTATCCTTGAACGGATGATGGACTCGCTAGACACCTGTTTCACAGGGGGGCATTGCGTGCTGCGCTTCGAGAATCTTCGCGTTCCCGCGAGTCATGTGCTTGGCGAGGTGGGTAAGGGCTTTCGCTATGCGCAGGTGCGCCTGGCGCCGGCTCGCCTGACCCATTGCATGCGCTGGTTGGGGCAGGCACGTCGTGCACACGAGGTGGCGTGTACCTATGCCAGCCAACGCGAATCCTTCGGTAAGCGGCTCGGTGAGCATCAAGGCGTGGGCTTCATGCTCGCCGACAACGAGATGGACCTGCTCACCACGCGCCTGGCTATCTGGCATTGCGCGTGGATACTGGACCAAGGAGAGCGTGGCAATTTTGAGTCGAGCATGGCCAAAGTCATCAGTTCGGAGGGTATCTGGCGTGTCATTGATCGTAGCGTGCAGATCTTGGGGGGGCAGGGCGTCACCAGTGAGGCAATTGTCGACCGAATCTTCCGTGATGCCCGCGGTTTTCGCATCTACGATGGCCCCAACGAGGTTCACCGCATGAGCCTTGCGCGCAAAATCGTGTCCCGCATGGAAGGAGGTGCACTGTGA
- a CDS encoding 3-oxoacid CoA-transferase subunit B, giving the protein MTITKKLSRTEMAQRVAADIQEGAYVNLGIGAPTLVANYLGDKEVFLHSENGLLGMGPSPAPGEEDDELINAGKQHVTLLTGGAFFHHADSFSMMRGGHLDIAVLGAFQVSVKGDLANWHTGAEGSIPAVGGAMDLATGARQVFVMMDHLTKSGESKLVPECTYPLTGIGCVSRIYTDLAVLEVTADGLKVVEICADIDFEQLQALSGVPLIQ; this is encoded by the coding sequence ATGACCATCACCAAAAAGCTCTCCCGCACCGAGATGGCCCAGCGCGTGGCCGCGGACATCCAGGAAGGCGCGTACGTCAACCTGGGCATCGGCGCACCGACCCTGGTGGCCAACTACCTGGGCGACAAGGAAGTGTTCCTGCACAGCGAGAACGGCCTGCTGGGCATGGGCCCAAGCCCGGCGCCGGGCGAGGAAGACGATGAACTGATCAACGCCGGCAAGCAGCACGTGACCCTGCTCACCGGCGGTGCTTTCTTCCACCACGCCGACTCGTTCTCGATGATGCGTGGCGGCCACCTGGACATCGCCGTGCTGGGCGCCTTCCAGGTCTCGGTCAAGGGCGACCTGGCCAACTGGCACACCGGCGCCGAAGGTTCGATCCCCGCCGTGGGCGGTGCGATGGACCTGGCCACCGGCGCCCGCCAGGTGTTCGTGATGATGGACCACCTGACCAAGTCCGGCGAAAGCAAGCTGGTGCCCGAGTGCACCTACCCGCTGACCGGCATCGGTTGCGTCAGCCGCATCTACACCGACCTGGCCGTGCTGGAAGTGACCGCCGATGGACTGAAAGTGGTAGAGATCTGCGCTGACATCGACTTCGAGCAGTTGCAGGCGCTCAGTGGCGTGCCGCTGATTCAGTGA
- a CDS encoding LysR family transcriptional regulator, translating to MELFHAMQIFVRVVEQGSFTAAADSLGYSTPHVSRSIAELESHLKARLLNRTTRKLAMTEVGQRYLERCRGIIEEVKLAELEATGAHLEAFGKLRVHSPNGIGHYHVIPLIAQYSALNLDVDFDLSLSQVEPDMLAEGYDVLISANARFADSGFIAQPLGSTYSVLCAGRNYLEERGSPESLKDLARHTCLMLRDPAFPKGWEIDGFDIEEIIPARQMFSVNVADSIAQAAKENMGICLIPGYVAAASIRNGDLVRVLPQIRANQRNISAIYPSRQFLDAKVRTWIDFLKKWLPERLFVDERILQGQASEVLASKP from the coding sequence GTGGAACTGTTTCATGCGATGCAGATTTTTGTACGAGTCGTCGAGCAGGGCAGCTTTACTGCTGCTGCCGACTCGTTGGGCTACTCCACACCGCATGTCTCTCGAAGCATCGCTGAATTAGAAAGCCATTTGAAAGCACGCTTGCTCAACAGGACGACCCGAAAGCTGGCCATGACGGAGGTAGGGCAGCGGTATCTCGAGCGGTGTCGAGGGATAATAGAAGAGGTAAAACTCGCCGAGCTTGAGGCGACCGGGGCGCATCTGGAAGCATTTGGAAAATTACGAGTGCACTCACCAAATGGGATTGGACACTATCATGTGATCCCTCTAATTGCACAGTACTCTGCGCTTAACTTGGATGTCGACTTTGATTTAAGTCTCTCGCAGGTGGAGCCAGACATGCTGGCTGAGGGATATGATGTACTGATATCAGCCAATGCGCGCTTTGCTGATTCAGGCTTCATAGCTCAGCCATTGGGTTCAACCTACAGTGTACTTTGCGCGGGCCGCAATTATTTAGAGGAGCGTGGCAGCCCGGAGTCGCTCAAGGATTTAGCGAGACATACCTGCCTGATGCTTCGTGACCCTGCTTTCCCCAAGGGGTGGGAGATCGATGGGTTCGACATTGAGGAAATAATCCCCGCTCGGCAAATGTTTTCAGTGAATGTTGCCGATTCGATTGCTCAGGCCGCCAAGGAAAACATGGGTATTTGTCTGATTCCAGGTTATGTAGCGGCGGCGTCCATACGCAATGGCGACTTAGTCCGGGTGTTGCCGCAAATCCGCGCCAATCAACGAAATATTTCTGCTATCTACCCGTCTCGCCAGTTTCTGGATGCCAAGGTGAGAACGTGGATCGACTTTTTGAAGAAATGGTTGCCAGAGCGGTTGTTCGTTGATGAGCGGATCTTGCAAGGCCAGGCGAGCGAAGTGCTCGCCTCCAAGCCTTGA
- a CDS encoding SDR family NAD(P)-dependent oxidoreductase, translating to MSDFIRELFDLTGQRVLVTGASSGLGLHFAKTLAAAGARVAMAARRVDRLHEVVSELACEGHEARAYALDVTSRQSVIECLDNIERDFGGMDVVVNNAGISDTKRVLDYDDQDWDRIVDTNLKGAWAVAQESARRMTLAGRGGSVINVTSILASRVSGGVGPYCAAKAGLSHLTRSMALELARHGIRVNALAPGYVVTEINDAFLSSEAGERLRARIPSRRFCASSDLDGALLLLASRAGSGMTGAEIIVDGGHACAGL from the coding sequence GTGAGCGACTTTATCAGAGAGCTTTTCGACCTGACTGGCCAGCGCGTGCTGGTGACAGGCGCTTCGAGCGGGCTGGGACTTCATTTCGCCAAGACGTTGGCCGCAGCCGGCGCCCGCGTAGCGATGGCTGCCCGAAGAGTTGACCGCTTGCATGAAGTGGTCAGTGAGCTGGCTTGCGAAGGGCATGAGGCCAGGGCCTATGCGCTGGACGTGACTTCGCGTCAGTCAGTCATTGAATGCCTGGATAACATCGAGCGAGATTTCGGCGGCATGGATGTAGTGGTCAACAATGCCGGGATTAGCGATACCAAGCGGGTACTGGACTATGATGACCAGGACTGGGACCGCATCGTCGATACTAACCTCAAAGGCGCATGGGCTGTAGCGCAGGAGTCTGCCAGACGCATGACCCTGGCGGGTCGAGGGGGCAGCGTGATCAACGTCACCTCTATTCTGGCAAGCCGCGTCAGTGGGGGAGTTGGCCCATATTGTGCGGCGAAGGCAGGGCTAAGTCATTTAACCCGTTCAATGGCTCTGGAGTTGGCGCGACATGGTATTCGTGTCAACGCCCTTGCGCCCGGCTATGTGGTTACCGAGATAAATGACGCGTTCCTTTCCAGTGAAGCCGGTGAGCGCTTGCGCGCTCGGATACCCAGCCGTCGGTTCTGTGCGAGTAGCGATCTGGATGGTGCTTTGCTGTTGCTCGCTTCGCGGGCAGGGAGCGGCATGACAGGAGCAGAAATCATCGTCGATGGTGGGCATGCCTGTGCTGGCCTTTGA
- a CDS encoding histidine phosphatase family protein produces the protein MTSDRAGVPRRRRCYLVRHGHVEYFDTQGRPLDPRTVSLSPRGEQQVAALGEVLQDTHFDRVLVSDYPRAQQTLERLLSGRNVPIEIRTELREIRAGRLRDIPPVSLRETVTDAYRGASDPGATFLGGEYWSDFSQRVLGTLLELLEDDSWESALIVSHDAVNRIVLAWATGTGLPGIAAFEQDNACLNVMDIDPHGKHRYCATLRTLNFTPYNPHKAGLHDTVLESLYHAIAPSKPST, from the coding sequence ATGACCAGTGACCGTGCCGGTGTGCCGCGCCGTCGCCGCTGTTATCTGGTTCGTCATGGGCATGTCGAGTATTTCGACACTCAGGGGCGGCCGCTGGATCCTCGCACGGTGAGCCTGTCCCCTCGCGGTGAGCAGCAGGTCGCGGCGCTCGGCGAAGTGTTGCAGGACACGCACTTTGACCGGGTGCTGGTCTCCGATTACCCGCGAGCGCAACAGACGCTGGAGCGTTTGCTGAGCGGGCGCAATGTGCCGATCGAGATCCGGACCGAACTCAGGGAGATTCGCGCCGGACGCTTGCGCGACATTCCGCCGGTGAGCCTGCGTGAAACCGTAACGGACGCTTATCGGGGCGCCTCCGATCCTGGGGCGACCTTCCTCGGCGGTGAGTACTGGTCCGATTTCAGCCAGCGTGTGCTGGGGACCTTACTGGAACTGCTTGAGGATGACTCGTGGGAGTCGGCACTCATCGTCAGCCACGATGCGGTCAATCGCATCGTGCTGGCCTGGGCCACAGGTACAGGCCTGCCAGGCATCGCCGCATTCGAACAGGACAATGCCTGCCTGAACGTCATGGACATCGATCCCCATGGCAAGCACAGGTATTGCGCCACCCTGCGCACACTGAATTTCACGCCTTACAACCCCCACAAGGCAGGCCTTCATGACACCGTCCTGGAGTCTCTGTACCACGCCATCGCACCGAGCAAACCGTCTACCTGA
- a CDS encoding DUF2790 domain-containing protein — MKTLLAIAALTLAGQVFAGQPVSNMNSSFPSAPQDYSYSMDLDIAKVISMTSEGATDCGIIPATLIYADHEGQVHAIKYHKQSYACLGENG; from the coding sequence ATGAAAACCTTACTTGCGATCGCCGCACTCACACTGGCTGGTCAGGTATTTGCTGGTCAGCCAGTGAGCAACATGAATAGCTCCTTCCCCTCGGCACCACAGGACTATTCATACAGCATGGATCTTGACATTGCCAAAGTTATTTCCATGACTTCGGAGGGAGCTACTGACTGCGGCATCATACCGGCCACCTTGATATACGCTGATCATGAGGGTCAAGTTCATGCGATCAAATATCATAAACAATCCTACGCTTGCCTGGGTGAAAATGGATGA
- a CDS encoding NAD(P)H-quinone oxidoreductase, whose product MIAIEITQSGGPEVLQPTERPIPTPSPREILIRVHSAGVNGPDLLQRKGLYDAPPGASDIPGLEVAGEVVALGNEVSHFTIGDRVMALIPGGGYAEYAVADERTTMHLPDGLSMAEAAALPETFMTVWVNLFQRGQFKAGESVLIHGGASGIGTTATMLAKAFSASKVFTTVANAQQQAASLALGADVAINYTEQDFVEQVMQGTNNQGIDVIVDIIAGDYVSRNFQAAAMNGRIVQIGVIKGPATQVDLFPMLVKRLTHIGSTLRSRSQDDKAKIIAELESNVWPHVRSGSIKPLIHRTFPLKEAAQAHALMESGQHIGKVVLTLLH is encoded by the coding sequence ATGATTGCCATTGAGATTACTCAATCAGGCGGTCCCGAAGTACTACAGCCCACCGAACGTCCGATTCCTACCCCGAGTCCACGGGAAATCCTGATCCGAGTTCACTCAGCTGGCGTCAACGGCCCTGATCTGCTTCAGCGTAAAGGGCTTTACGATGCGCCGCCAGGTGCGTCGGACATTCCAGGTCTAGAGGTAGCTGGGGAAGTAGTCGCGCTTGGCAACGAGGTGTCGCACTTCACGATCGGTGACAGGGTAATGGCCCTAATTCCAGGTGGTGGTTATGCCGAGTATGCCGTGGCAGACGAACGCACCACCATGCACCTGCCCGATGGCCTGTCAATGGCCGAGGCCGCTGCGCTACCCGAAACCTTCATGACCGTTTGGGTCAATCTCTTCCAACGAGGCCAATTTAAAGCAGGGGAGTCCGTTTTGATTCATGGTGGCGCTTCCGGCATCGGTACCACGGCAACTATGCTGGCCAAAGCGTTCTCTGCATCGAAGGTATTTACAACCGTCGCCAATGCACAGCAACAGGCAGCTAGCTTGGCCCTTGGTGCCGACGTTGCCATCAACTACACCGAACAGGATTTCGTCGAACAGGTCATGCAGGGAACGAACAACCAAGGTATAGACGTGATTGTCGATATCATTGCCGGGGACTATGTATCACGTAATTTTCAAGCAGCAGCCATGAATGGCCGAATCGTCCAAATCGGGGTGATCAAGGGACCTGCCACGCAAGTCGACTTGTTCCCAATGCTGGTTAAACGCCTCACCCACATCGGTTCTACACTGCGGTCACGCAGTCAGGACGATAAGGCCAAAATCATTGCCGAACTTGAGTCAAACGTTTGGCCGCATGTCCGCAGCGGAAGCATTAAGCCGCTGATCCACAGAACTTTCCCTCTTAAAGAGGCCGCACAGGCTCATGCGCTGATGGAGTCCGGACAGCATATTGGCAAGGTGGTTCTGACCCTGCTGCATTAA
- a CDS encoding DUF6285 domain-containing protein → MNTRHVSTTDLLTTARATLIEVVLPELGGARLYECRMIARAISIVERELEHGAALASIEAKSLSEIMARHGLAQMTPGHARSLLAGFIRKGVFDGADTAQLQMLDALRRITKARLVISNPKVLRDDQ, encoded by the coding sequence ATGAACACGCGTCATGTCAGCACGACCGACCTTCTGACCACCGCCAGGGCCACGCTGATCGAGGTGGTGCTCCCCGAACTCGGTGGAGCGCGCCTCTATGAATGCCGGATGATCGCCCGGGCGATATCCATCGTCGAACGGGAGCTCGAACATGGCGCAGCGTTGGCCAGCATCGAAGCGAAATCCCTGTCTGAAATCATGGCCCGGCATGGCCTGGCGCAGATGACGCCAGGACATGCGCGCAGCCTGCTGGCGGGCTTCATCCGCAAGGGTGTCTTCGATGGCGCTGATACCGCGCAATTGCAAATGCTTGATGCGTTGAGGCGCATCACCAAGGCACGTTTGGTCATCAGCAATCCAAAGGTGCTGCGCGATGACCAGTGA
- a CDS encoding 3-oxoacid CoA-transferase subunit A yields MINKTFESIASAVEGITDGSTIMVGGFGTAGMPSELIDGLIATGARDLTIISNNAGNGEIGLAALLMAGSVRKVICSFPRQSDSYVFDELYRTGKIELEVVPQGNLAERIRAAGSGIGAFFSPTGYGTLLAEGKETREIDGRQYVLEMPLHADFALIKAHKGDRWGNLVYRKAARNFGPIMAMAARTAIAQVDQIVELGELDPEHIITPGIFVQRVVAVSGAAASSIANAV; encoded by the coding sequence GTGATCAATAAAACGTTTGAGTCCATCGCCAGCGCGGTGGAAGGGATTACCGACGGTTCGACCATCATGGTCGGTGGCTTCGGCACCGCCGGGATGCCGTCCGAACTCATCGATGGCCTGATCGCCACCGGTGCCCGCGACCTGACCATCATCAGCAACAACGCCGGCAACGGCGAGATCGGCCTGGCCGCTCTGCTGATGGCCGGCAGCGTGCGCAAGGTGATCTGTTCCTTCCCGCGCCAGTCTGACTCCTACGTCTTCGACGAACTGTACCGCACCGGCAAGATCGAACTGGAAGTGGTACCGCAAGGCAACCTGGCCGAGCGTATCCGTGCCGCAGGTTCGGGCATCGGTGCATTCTTCTCGCCGACCGGCTACGGCACCCTGCTGGCCGAAGGCAAGGAAACCCGTGAGATCGACGGCCGCCAGTACGTGCTGGAAATGCCGCTGCACGCCGACTTCGCGCTGATCAAGGCGCACAAGGGTGACCGTTGGGGCAACCTGGTGTACCGCAAGGCCGCGCGCAACTTCGGCCCGATCATGGCCATGGCCGCCAGGACCGCCATCGCCCAGGTCGACCAGATCGTCGAGCTCGGTGAACTGGACCCGGAACACATCATCACCCCGGGTATCTTCGTCCAGCGCGTGGTCGCCGTTTCCGGCGCTGCCGCTTCTTCGATCGCCAACGCTGTCTGA